Proteins encoded in a region of the Penaeus vannamei isolate JL-2024 chromosome 30, ASM4276789v1, whole genome shotgun sequence genome:
- the LOC113814858 gene encoding nicotinamide phosphoribosyltransferase-like isoform X4: MGLPSGPSSSQGDATMATGPVDNVILLADCYKTSHHKAYPPGTSSLYAYFESRGGRFPYTVFFGLQYILKRWLCGPAITKEMVLEAKEVLGTVFKRDDVFNEDGWNYIVERHGGRIPVRIRAVPEGSVVPVRNVLFTVESTDPAVPWVTNFFETLLVQVWYPMTVATVSRIHKQVIHHYMSLTHDTLETVEFSLHDAGYRGVSSVESAALGGAAHMINFKASDTVAGSSMLRKFYHLQGVAGFSTPSSEHSTVTTWGREGEAQAHRHMLEVYEEGDAGCVCDSYDIWKCFDDVWCNDLRDLVLQRGERGGCIYLRPDSGDPVEVVLRCLEILGQSYGTQNNSKGYKMLPPYLRVIHADGIDYRSLRDVLECLKNNGWSTANAFFGAGGALLQRVNRDTQKCAYKVSHAVVNGEEKEVYKEPITGTWKKSKRGRLSLQCDEGVYRTLEHGQGDVDKDLLVPVFENGELLKDYSFDEICQRADISPQDIDIMEFLDGEKFLDGE; the protein is encoded by the exons ATGGGGTTGCCGTCAGGACCCAGCAGTAGTCAAGGCGACGCAACCATGGCCACAGGACCTGTCGACAATGTCATTCTCTTGGCCGACTGTTACAAG ACGTCGCACCACAAGGCATACCCACCTGGCACGTCGTCTCTCTATGCCTACTTCGAGTCACGCGGCGGaag GTTCCCCTACACCGTTTTCTTTGGCCTGCAATACATCCTGAAGCGGTGGCTGTGCGGTCCTGCGATCACGAAGGAAATGGTCCTGGAGGCGAAGGAAGTACTGGGCACCGTCTTTAAGAGGGACGACGTGTTCAACGAAGATGGCTGGAACTACATCGTGGAG CGCCACGGGGGTCGCATCCCCGTGAGGATTCGGGCGGTTCCGGAGGGATCCGTCGTGCCCGTCAGGAACGTCCTGTTCACGGTGGAGAGCACTGATCCCGCCGTCCCCTGGGTCACGAACTTCTTTGAG ACTCTCCTGGTGCAGGTGTGGTACCCCATGACGGTCGCCACGGTCTCGAGGATTCACAAGCAGGTCATCCACCACTACATGTCTCTCACCCACGACACCCTCGAGACGGTGGAGTTCTCG CTGCACGACGCCGGGTACAGAGGGGTTTCGTCCGTGGAGTCGGCTGCCTTGGGAGGAGCTGCGCACATGATCAACTTTAAG GCCTCGGACACGGTGGCGGGAAGCTCCATGTTGAGGAAGTTCTACCATCTGCAGGGCGTGGCCGGGTTCTCGACGCCCTCCAGCGAGCACTCCACCGTCAccacctgggggagggagggggaggcccaGGCTCATCGCCACATGCTCGAGGTGTATGAAGAGG GAGACGCAGGATGTGTCTGCGATTCCTACGACATTTGGAAGTGCTTCGACGACGTCTGGTGCAACGACCTCCGCGACCTGGTTCTGCAGCGTGGCGAGAGAGGCGGCTGCATCTACCTCCGACCTGACAGCGGTGACCCAGTCGAGGTCGTCCTTAGG TGCCTGGAGATCCTCGGCCAGAGCTACGGAACCCAGAACAACTCCAAAGGCTACAAGATGCTTCCTCCTTATCTACGGGTTATTCACGCCGACGGGATCGATTACAGGTCCCTGA GAGACGTTTTGGAATGTCTCAAGAACAACGGTTGGTCTACTGCCAACGCCTTCTTCGGTGCCGGAGGGGCCCTGCTGCAGAGG GTTAACCGTGACACCCAGAAATGCGCCTACAAGGTCAGTCACGCTGTAGTGAACggcgaggagaaggaagtgtACAAGGAACCGATAACAGGGACgtggaagaagagcaagagaggtcGTCTATCGCTCCAGTGTGACGAGGGTGTGTACAGAACCCTCGAACATGGCCAGGGAGATGTGGATAAG
- the LOC113814858 gene encoding nicotinamide phosphoribosyltransferase-like isoform X2, with protein sequence MGLPSGPSSSQGDATMATGPVDNVILLADCYKTSHHKAYPPGTSSLYAYFESRGGRFPYTVFFGLQYILKRWLCGPAITKEMVLEAKEVLGTVFKRDDVFNEDGWNYIVEVGNGRRAFKSGMCVVRRVNGKEHENAQNICFRIPCFRQRHGGRIPVRIRAVPEGSVVPVRNVLFTVESTDPAVPWVTNFFETLLVQVWYPMTVATVSRIHKQVIHHYMSLTHDTLETVEFSLHDAGYRGVSSVESAALGGAAHMINFKASDTVAGSSMLRKFYHLQGVAGFSTPSSEHSTVTTWGREGEAQAHRHMLEVYEEGDAGCVCDSYDIWKCFDDVWCNDLRDLVLQRGERGGCIYLRPDSGDPVEVVLRCLEILGQSYGTQNNSKGYKMLPPYLRVIHADGIDYRSLRDVLECLKNNGWSTANAFFGAGGALLQRVNRDTQKCAYKVSHAVVNGEEKEVYKEPITGTWKKSKRGRLSLQCDEGVYRTLEHGQGDVDKDLLVPVFEIGIIHLCSSIHLFLFFIFFPSHHIY encoded by the exons ATGGGGTTGCCGTCAGGACCCAGCAGTAGTCAAGGCGACGCAACCATGGCCACAGGACCTGTCGACAATGTCATTCTCTTGGCCGACTGTTACAAG ACGTCGCACCACAAGGCATACCCACCTGGCACGTCGTCTCTCTATGCCTACTTCGAGTCACGCGGCGGaag GTTCCCCTACACCGTTTTCTTTGGCCTGCAATACATCCTGAAGCGGTGGCTGTGCGGTCCTGCGATCACGAAGGAAATGGTCCTGGAGGCGAAGGAAGTACTGGGCACCGTCTTTAAGAGGGACGACGTGTTCAACGAAGATGGCTGGAACTACATCGTGGAGGTTGGGAACGGTCGCCGTGCATTTAAGTCCGGCATGTGTGTTGTGCGACGTGTGAATGGGAAAGAACATGAGAACG CACAAAACATTTGCTTCCGTATCCCCTGTTTCCGGCAGCGCCACGGGGGTCGCATCCCCGTGAGGATTCGGGCGGTTCCGGAGGGATCCGTCGTGCCCGTCAGGAACGTCCTGTTCACGGTGGAGAGCACTGATCCCGCCGTCCCCTGGGTCACGAACTTCTTTGAG ACTCTCCTGGTGCAGGTGTGGTACCCCATGACGGTCGCCACGGTCTCGAGGATTCACAAGCAGGTCATCCACCACTACATGTCTCTCACCCACGACACCCTCGAGACGGTGGAGTTCTCG CTGCACGACGCCGGGTACAGAGGGGTTTCGTCCGTGGAGTCGGCTGCCTTGGGAGGAGCTGCGCACATGATCAACTTTAAG GCCTCGGACACGGTGGCGGGAAGCTCCATGTTGAGGAAGTTCTACCATCTGCAGGGCGTGGCCGGGTTCTCGACGCCCTCCAGCGAGCACTCCACCGTCAccacctgggggagggagggggaggcccaGGCTCATCGCCACATGCTCGAGGTGTATGAAGAGG GAGACGCAGGATGTGTCTGCGATTCCTACGACATTTGGAAGTGCTTCGACGACGTCTGGTGCAACGACCTCCGCGACCTGGTTCTGCAGCGTGGCGAGAGAGGCGGCTGCATCTACCTCCGACCTGACAGCGGTGACCCAGTCGAGGTCGTCCTTAGG TGCCTGGAGATCCTCGGCCAGAGCTACGGAACCCAGAACAACTCCAAAGGCTACAAGATGCTTCCTCCTTATCTACGGGTTATTCACGCCGACGGGATCGATTACAGGTCCCTGA GAGACGTTTTGGAATGTCTCAAGAACAACGGTTGGTCTACTGCCAACGCCTTCTTCGGTGCCGGAGGGGCCCTGCTGCAGAGG GTTAACCGTGACACCCAGAAATGCGCCTACAAGGTCAGTCACGCTGTAGTGAACggcgaggagaaggaagtgtACAAGGAACCGATAACAGGGACgtggaagaagagcaagagaggtcGTCTATCGCTCCAGTGTGACGAGGGTGTGTACAGAACCCTCGAACATGGCCAGGGAGATGTGGATAAG
- the LOC113814858 gene encoding nicotinamide phosphoribosyltransferase-like isoform X3 gives MCQANILTSHHKAYPPGTSSLYAYFESRGGRFPYTVFFGLQYILKRWLCGPAITKEMVLEAKEVLGTVFKRDDVFNEDGWNYIVEVGNGRRAFKSGMCVVRRVNGKEHENAQNICFRIPCFRQRHGGRIPVRIRAVPEGSVVPVRNVLFTVESTDPAVPWVTNFFETLLVQVWYPMTVATVSRIHKQVIHHYMSLTHDTLETVEFSLHDAGYRGVSSVESAALGGAAHMINFKASDTVAGSSMLRKFYHLQGVAGFSTPSSEHSTVTTWGREGEAQAHRHMLEVYEEGDAGCVCDSYDIWKCFDDVWCNDLRDLVLQRGERGGCIYLRPDSGDPVEVVLRCLEILGQSYGTQNNSKGYKMLPPYLRVIHADGIDYRSLRDVLECLKNNGWSTANAFFGAGGALLQRVNRDTQKCAYKVSHAVVNGEEKEVYKEPITGTWKKSKRGRLSLQCDEGVYRTLEHGQGDVDKDLLVPVFENGELLKDYSFDEICQRADISPQDIDIMEFLDGEKFLDGE, from the exons ATGTGTCAAGCTAACATTCTG ACGTCGCACCACAAGGCATACCCACCTGGCACGTCGTCTCTCTATGCCTACTTCGAGTCACGCGGCGGaag GTTCCCCTACACCGTTTTCTTTGGCCTGCAATACATCCTGAAGCGGTGGCTGTGCGGTCCTGCGATCACGAAGGAAATGGTCCTGGAGGCGAAGGAAGTACTGGGCACCGTCTTTAAGAGGGACGACGTGTTCAACGAAGATGGCTGGAACTACATCGTGGAGGTTGGGAACGGTCGCCGTGCATTTAAGTCCGGCATGTGTGTTGTGCGACGTGTGAATGGGAAAGAACATGAGAACG CACAAAACATTTGCTTCCGTATCCCCTGTTTCCGGCAGCGCCACGGGGGTCGCATCCCCGTGAGGATTCGGGCGGTTCCGGAGGGATCCGTCGTGCCCGTCAGGAACGTCCTGTTCACGGTGGAGAGCACTGATCCCGCCGTCCCCTGGGTCACGAACTTCTTTGAG ACTCTCCTGGTGCAGGTGTGGTACCCCATGACGGTCGCCACGGTCTCGAGGATTCACAAGCAGGTCATCCACCACTACATGTCTCTCACCCACGACACCCTCGAGACGGTGGAGTTCTCG CTGCACGACGCCGGGTACAGAGGGGTTTCGTCCGTGGAGTCGGCTGCCTTGGGAGGAGCTGCGCACATGATCAACTTTAAG GCCTCGGACACGGTGGCGGGAAGCTCCATGTTGAGGAAGTTCTACCATCTGCAGGGCGTGGCCGGGTTCTCGACGCCCTCCAGCGAGCACTCCACCGTCAccacctgggggagggagggggaggcccaGGCTCATCGCCACATGCTCGAGGTGTATGAAGAGG GAGACGCAGGATGTGTCTGCGATTCCTACGACATTTGGAAGTGCTTCGACGACGTCTGGTGCAACGACCTCCGCGACCTGGTTCTGCAGCGTGGCGAGAGAGGCGGCTGCATCTACCTCCGACCTGACAGCGGTGACCCAGTCGAGGTCGTCCTTAGG TGCCTGGAGATCCTCGGCCAGAGCTACGGAACCCAGAACAACTCCAAAGGCTACAAGATGCTTCCTCCTTATCTACGGGTTATTCACGCCGACGGGATCGATTACAGGTCCCTGA GAGACGTTTTGGAATGTCTCAAGAACAACGGTTGGTCTACTGCCAACGCCTTCTTCGGTGCCGGAGGGGCCCTGCTGCAGAGG GTTAACCGTGACACCCAGAAATGCGCCTACAAGGTCAGTCACGCTGTAGTGAACggcgaggagaaggaagtgtACAAGGAACCGATAACAGGGACgtggaagaagagcaagagaggtcGTCTATCGCTCCAGTGTGACGAGGGTGTGTACAGAACCCTCGAACATGGCCAGGGAGATGTGGATAAG
- the LOC113814858 gene encoding nicotinamide phosphoribosyltransferase-like isoform X1: MGLPSGPSSSQGDATMATGPVDNVILLADCYKTSHHKAYPPGTSSLYAYFESRGGRFPYTVFFGLQYILKRWLCGPAITKEMVLEAKEVLGTVFKRDDVFNEDGWNYIVEVGNGRRAFKSGMCVVRRVNGKEHENAQNICFRIPCFRQRHGGRIPVRIRAVPEGSVVPVRNVLFTVESTDPAVPWVTNFFETLLVQVWYPMTVATVSRIHKQVIHHYMSLTHDTLETVEFSLHDAGYRGVSSVESAALGGAAHMINFKASDTVAGSSMLRKFYHLQGVAGFSTPSSEHSTVTTWGREGEAQAHRHMLEVYEEGDAGCVCDSYDIWKCFDDVWCNDLRDLVLQRGERGGCIYLRPDSGDPVEVVLRCLEILGQSYGTQNNSKGYKMLPPYLRVIHADGIDYRSLRDVLECLKNNGWSTANAFFGAGGALLQRVNRDTQKCAYKVSHAVVNGEEKEVYKEPITGTWKKSKRGRLSLQCDEGVYRTLEHGQGDVDKDLLVPVFENGELLKDYSFDEICQRADISPQDIDIMEFLDGEKFLDGE; the protein is encoded by the exons ATGGGGTTGCCGTCAGGACCCAGCAGTAGTCAAGGCGACGCAACCATGGCCACAGGACCTGTCGACAATGTCATTCTCTTGGCCGACTGTTACAAG ACGTCGCACCACAAGGCATACCCACCTGGCACGTCGTCTCTCTATGCCTACTTCGAGTCACGCGGCGGaag GTTCCCCTACACCGTTTTCTTTGGCCTGCAATACATCCTGAAGCGGTGGCTGTGCGGTCCTGCGATCACGAAGGAAATGGTCCTGGAGGCGAAGGAAGTACTGGGCACCGTCTTTAAGAGGGACGACGTGTTCAACGAAGATGGCTGGAACTACATCGTGGAGGTTGGGAACGGTCGCCGTGCATTTAAGTCCGGCATGTGTGTTGTGCGACGTGTGAATGGGAAAGAACATGAGAACG CACAAAACATTTGCTTCCGTATCCCCTGTTTCCGGCAGCGCCACGGGGGTCGCATCCCCGTGAGGATTCGGGCGGTTCCGGAGGGATCCGTCGTGCCCGTCAGGAACGTCCTGTTCACGGTGGAGAGCACTGATCCCGCCGTCCCCTGGGTCACGAACTTCTTTGAG ACTCTCCTGGTGCAGGTGTGGTACCCCATGACGGTCGCCACGGTCTCGAGGATTCACAAGCAGGTCATCCACCACTACATGTCTCTCACCCACGACACCCTCGAGACGGTGGAGTTCTCG CTGCACGACGCCGGGTACAGAGGGGTTTCGTCCGTGGAGTCGGCTGCCTTGGGAGGAGCTGCGCACATGATCAACTTTAAG GCCTCGGACACGGTGGCGGGAAGCTCCATGTTGAGGAAGTTCTACCATCTGCAGGGCGTGGCCGGGTTCTCGACGCCCTCCAGCGAGCACTCCACCGTCAccacctgggggagggagggggaggcccaGGCTCATCGCCACATGCTCGAGGTGTATGAAGAGG GAGACGCAGGATGTGTCTGCGATTCCTACGACATTTGGAAGTGCTTCGACGACGTCTGGTGCAACGACCTCCGCGACCTGGTTCTGCAGCGTGGCGAGAGAGGCGGCTGCATCTACCTCCGACCTGACAGCGGTGACCCAGTCGAGGTCGTCCTTAGG TGCCTGGAGATCCTCGGCCAGAGCTACGGAACCCAGAACAACTCCAAAGGCTACAAGATGCTTCCTCCTTATCTACGGGTTATTCACGCCGACGGGATCGATTACAGGTCCCTGA GAGACGTTTTGGAATGTCTCAAGAACAACGGTTGGTCTACTGCCAACGCCTTCTTCGGTGCCGGAGGGGCCCTGCTGCAGAGG GTTAACCGTGACACCCAGAAATGCGCCTACAAGGTCAGTCACGCTGTAGTGAACggcgaggagaaggaagtgtACAAGGAACCGATAACAGGGACgtggaagaagagcaagagaggtcGTCTATCGCTCCAGTGTGACGAGGGTGTGTACAGAACCCTCGAACATGGCCAGGGAGATGTGGATAAG